One Sphaeramia orbicularis chromosome 21, fSphaOr1.1, whole genome shotgun sequence DNA window includes the following coding sequences:
- the rbms1b gene encoding RNA-binding motif, single-stranded-interacting protein 1 — protein MIFANTGNPLRTPYRKQPPVATSSHPMAPPSPSTNSSTTNNSSSSSTAGWDQLSKTNLYIRGLSPSTTDHDLVKLCQPYGKIVSTKAIMDKTTNKCKGYGFVDFDSPAAAQKAVSALKTTGVQAQMAKQQEQDPTNLYISNLPLSMDEQELENMLKHFGQVISTRILRDSSGASRGVGFARMESTEKCDAVISHLQWKFIKTPAGVPAPSEPLLCKFADGGQKKRQSQNKFAQNGRPWARDGDTRLAGMTLTYDPSAAALQNGFFPPAYSITNRMIAQTSISPYMSPVSTYQVQNPSWMPHQPYIMQHPGTVISPSMDPSMSLQPTSMMTPLTQQMSHLSLGSAGTFMAANTAMQGPFIPQYAQMQTPAVSVEENGAQSVDSSGNHSPYAYQQTK, from the exons CCACCTGTTGCCACATCGTCACACCCCATGGCTCCGCCCAGTCCCAGCACCAACAGCAGCACcaccaacaacagcagcagcagcagcactgcaGGCTGGGATCAGCTCAGCAAAACAAACCTCTACATCCGAGGCTTGTCCCCTTCAACCACAGACCATGATCTGGTCAAGCTCTGTCAGCC GTATGGCAAAATTGTATCCACAAAGGCCATTATGGACAAGACTACAAACAAATGTAaag GATATGGCTTTGTTGACTTCGACAGCCCTGCAGCAGCTCAGAAAGCTGTGTCTGCCCTGAAGACGACTGGTGTCCAAGCTCAGATGGCAAAG CAACAAGAACAAGACCCAACGAACTTGTACATCTCCAATTTGCCCTTATCTATGGACGAGCAGGAGTTGGAGAACATGCTGAAGCACTTCGGCCAGGTCATATCCACACGCATCTTAAGGGATTCCAGTGGAGCAAGCAGAGGCGTAGGCTTTGCCAG GATGGAGTCAACTGAAAAATGTGACGCAGTTATTTCTCACCTTCAATGGAAGTTTATCAAGACCCCCGCAGGCGTACCAG CACCCTCTGAACCCTTGCTCTGCAAGTTTGCAGATGGcggacagaaaaaaagacaaagtcaAAATAAATTTGCCCAGAATGGTCGACCTTGGGCGAGGGATGGTGACACCAGACTG GCTGGAATGACACTCACATACGACCCCAGTGCAGCAGCTCTGCAAAATGG ATTTTTCCCACCAGCTTACAGTATTACAAACAGGATGATTGCTCAAACATCCATATCTCCTTATATGTCTCCAGTTTCAACATACCAG GTGCAGAACCCGTCCTGGATGCCTCATCAGCCCTACATTATGCAGCATCCA GGAACAGTGATATCACCCTCTATGGACCCGTCTATGTCACTGCAGCCTACTTCTATGATGACCCCCCTCACTCAGCAGATGAGTCACCTCTCTCTAGGCAGTGCAGGAACG TTTATGGCGGCCAACACAGCTATGCAAGGACCCTTTATCCCCCAGTATGCACAGATGCAGACTCCAGCTGTTTCTGTAGAG